A stretch of the Filimonas lacunae genome encodes the following:
- the hypE gene encoding hydrogenase expression/formation protein HypE codes for MQYTYSIPGFKGALPASKVYQDCVFEILSNKWLDLQHDGVVLSLNGKMAFSTGSYMANPLFFPGGSIGNLAVNGAVNNLAMCGAVAKYISLCFIIEEGLSPYVFKQVLLSIKDAAFSAGVTIVTGDTKVVEKGSCNGLYINTTGIGYVHTRAAIDYKRIQTGDVLVVSGTPGMHGVAMLCANGEDGGKGVMQSDTAPLHEMVFRLLDVFGNDVKYLRDPTGGGIASVLNETAELTNLCFAVDEEHIPIAEEIRNACDSLGIDPLYTENAGILMAVVKKESAAACVALMRNCAGGEKAAIIGEVLTASSGEVIMRSLQEELV; via the coding sequence ATGCAATATACCTATTCAATACCTGGTTTTAAGGGCGCCTTACCGGCCAGCAAGGTGTACCAGGATTGTGTATTTGAAATACTCAGCAACAAATGGCTCGATCTGCAACATGATGGTGTAGTGCTGTCGCTGAATGGAAAAATGGCTTTCAGCACAGGTAGCTATATGGCCAATCCACTGTTTTTTCCTGGTGGTAGCATTGGTAATCTGGCTGTGAACGGGGCAGTAAACAACCTGGCTATGTGTGGGGCAGTAGCAAAATACATCTCCTTATGCTTTATCATTGAAGAGGGGCTGTCGCCTTATGTTTTTAAACAGGTTTTACTCAGTATTAAAGATGCTGCTTTTTCAGCAGGTGTAACCATTGTAACCGGCGATACCAAAGTGGTAGAAAAGGGCAGCTGTAACGGACTATATATAAATACTACCGGTATAGGTTATGTACATACCCGTGCTGCCATCGATTATAAAAGAATACAAACCGGCGATGTGCTGGTGGTAAGTGGTACACCAGGCATGCATGGCGTAGCTATGCTGTGTGCTAATGGTGAGGATGGGGGAAAAGGTGTTATGCAAAGCGATACCGCGCCGCTGCACGAAATGGTGTTTAGATTGCTGGATGTATTTGGCAATGATGTAAAGTATTTACGAGATCCTACGGGTGGTGGCATTGCATCTGTGCTAAACGAAACAGCAGAGCTAACTAACCTGTGCTTTGCAGTAGATGAAGAGCACATTCCTATAGCCGAAGAGATAAGAAATGCCTGCGATAGTTTGGGCATAGATCCCTTATATACCGAAAATGCCGGTATTTTGATGGCGGTCGTAAAGAAAGAATCGGCTGCAGCCTGCGTTGCATTGATGCGCAATTGTGCAGGGGGCGAAAAAGCCGCAATCATAGGAGAGGTGCTGACAGCTTCTTCAGGAGAAGTGATCATGCGCTCGCTACAGGAAGAATTGGTTTAA
- a CDS encoding cupin domain-containing protein — protein sequence MATVKEIIEWYNMQPNDAEGGYYAEVHTSDISLPDNVLPGFPPLKGGRSLYSAIYYMLPSGETSVLHRVTGDMLYHFYSGLPVEMLLLYPPGSKKEYELCVFGNILERGSHPMKMIPGGTWMGSRLLTSHVEDYAFMGVSLMPGFNPADYTIGKREELIKEYPNQADLIKKFTRDSY from the coding sequence ATGGCAACAGTAAAAGAGATTATCGAATGGTATAATATGCAGCCTAACGATGCAGAAGGTGGTTATTATGCAGAAGTGCATACTTCAGACATCAGTTTACCAGATAATGTATTGCCTGGCTTCCCTCCTTTAAAAGGAGGGAGGTCGCTTTACAGTGCTATTTATTATATGCTACCCTCTGGCGAAACATCTGTGCTGCACCGGGTAACCGGGGATATGCTGTACCATTTTTACAGCGGCCTTCCCGTTGAAATGCTGTTATTATATCCACCTGGCAGCAAAAAGGAATATGAACTTTGCGTATTTGGTAATATACTGGAACGAGGATCTCATCCCATGAAAATGATTCCCGGCGGCACCTGGATGGGATCGAGATTGCTGACTTCCCATGTTGAGGACTATGCTTTCATGGGAGTAAGCCTGATGCCCGGCTTTAACCCGGCTGATTATACCATAGGGAAAAGAGAAGAACTTATTAAAGAGTATCCAAACCAGGCAGATCTTATCAAAAAATTTACGCGCGATAGCTATTAG
- a CDS encoding FAD-binding oxidoreductase, giving the protein MLTKAINELIKELSGYVLQPGEPGYEDAIKIDNGRIHLRPMLIIRPTMVDDVAISLKFVVKHHLHFTIKGGGHSAAGYCLNNDGVVIDLKHLNSISFDPKTQRLTAQMGVIWNDLYKYMQNTGTGLIPIGGGCPTVAPPGFMQGGGYSFVSRTYGMSIDSLISVQMVTPDGHLRRISEDSKDQDEKDIFWAIRGGGGGNFGIIVEMEMQMQQPKSKLMLAGQIYYPLEQADEVLGYYNEWVELIPNEMAAYGYIGHQPDPVDPSKNVKVLGLTPVYNGEGDEGIEFLKDLLKMKPLHIDLRNMTLPDFEFFNGHTTMVKNRSAYIRSLILPEKGMNNKVAHVIKDYMNMAPSESSFAVWTLGGGAMENKAPADTAYFHRKARFIPEVKSIWDADKPGDAHSNIQWAYEFFEKMGEAGNATGAYVNYIDPLLHNWADKYYGSNYERLVKIKNKIDPHNVFRFQQSVGSPFNPPAGPLTDLSPLNRTELESPKLKSFVFDESVTQNA; this is encoded by the coding sequence ATGCTTACCAAGGCCATCAATGAACTCATTAAAGAGTTAAGTGGTTATGTGCTACAACCAGGCGAACCTGGATATGAAGATGCCATTAAAATTGACAATGGGCGTATTCACCTCCGTCCTATGCTTATTATCCGCCCCACGATGGTTGATGATGTGGCAATAAGTCTGAAGTTTGTAGTAAAACACCATCTTCATTTTACCATCAAAGGCGGTGGCCACAGTGCTGCCGGGTATTGTTTAAATAATGACGGTGTAGTAATTGATCTGAAGCACCTGAACAGTATTTCATTCGATCCCAAAACCCAAAGGCTCACCGCACAAATGGGCGTGATCTGGAACGACCTGTATAAATATATGCAAAACACCGGCACAGGCTTAATTCCCATAGGTGGCGGTTGCCCCACTGTGGCTCCTCCGGGTTTTATGCAGGGTGGCGGCTATAGCTTTGTATCTCGTACTTACGGAATGAGTATAGACAGCCTGATATCGGTACAGATGGTTACACCAGATGGCCATTTACGCAGGATTAGTGAGGACAGCAAAGACCAGGATGAAAAAGACATCTTCTGGGCCATCAGAGGTGGCGGCGGTGGCAACTTCGGCATTATTGTGGAAATGGAAATGCAGATGCAGCAGCCTAAAAGCAAACTGATGCTGGCCGGGCAGATATACTACCCATTAGAGCAGGCAGATGAAGTGCTGGGATATTACAACGAGTGGGTAGAGCTGATTCCGAATGAGATGGCTGCCTATGGTTATATAGGTCACCAGCCTGATCCGGTTGATCCTTCTAAAAATGTAAAGGTTCTCGGACTTACTCCTGTATATAATGGGGAAGGCGATGAAGGGATAGAATTTCTGAAAGATCTGCTGAAGATGAAGCCGCTGCATATTGACCTGCGCAATATGACATTACCCGACTTTGAGTTCTTCAATGGACACACCACTATGGTAAAAAACCGCAGCGCCTATATTCGTTCGCTGATATTGCCTGAAAAAGGAATGAATAATAAGGTAGCCCATGTTATTAAAGACTATATGAACATGGCTCCCTCCGAATCCAGCTTTGCTGTGTGGACTTTAGGCGGTGGTGCCATGGAAAATAAAGCACCAGCCGATACCGCTTACTTTCATCGCAAGGCACGCTTTATCCCGGAAGTAAAATCCATCTGGGATGCCGATAAGCCGGGTGATGCGCATAGCAATATTCAATGGGCTTATGAATTTTTTGAAAAAATGGGAGAAGCTGGTAATGCAACCGGTGCTTATGTAAACTATATAGATCCGTTATTGCATAACTGGGCAGATAAATACTATGGCAGCAATTACGAAAGGCTGGTAAAAATTAAAAACAAAATAGACCCGCACAATGTGTTCCGTTTCCAGCAAAGTGTAGGCTCTCCCTTCAATCCACCTGCAGGGCCATTAACCGATTTAAGTCCGCTGAATAGAACCGAGCTTGAATCGCCCAAACTGAAAAGCTTTGTTTTTGACGAATCGGTTACCCAAAATGCATAG
- a CDS encoding Dabb family protein: protein MNKSSLPKMMHSTYFTLPMGSTPGMRTSYMQACQAYLSKSDGMLQFWIANLAEDMFRLENDRNFHIAMNQIFEDENAFKKYNANDTDHSQFVTEIDRWTPGTGRRVYDSFLKELIYGKENTPPAPGAPPRLMHSIYFSLTDKSDEAVTKFINICIQYLSNHPGLCVFAIGVLANMKRDVSIANYDVAMNILWKSKNDYSNYLASEQHNQFFPATKGMIADTYVFDSYVMEPSIKGK, encoded by the coding sequence ATGAACAAAAGCAGCTTGCCTAAAATGATGCACAGCACGTATTTCACACTGCCCATGGGCAGCACACCGGGAATGCGTACCAGCTATATGCAGGCCTGCCAGGCCTATTTATCTAAATCGGATGGTATGTTACAGTTTTGGATTGCCAATCTGGCCGAAGACATGTTTCGGCTGGAGAACGACCGGAACTTTCATATAGCCATGAACCAGATTTTTGAAGATGAAAATGCCTTCAAAAAATACAATGCCAACGACACTGATCACAGCCAGTTTGTGACAGAGATTGACCGTTGGACGCCTGGCACCGGAAGAAGAGTATATGATTCTTTTTTAAAAGAATTAATATATGGTAAGGAAAATACCCCACCTGCCCCCGGAGCGCCACCACGATTAATGCACAGTATCTATTTTTCGTTAACAGACAAGTCGGATGAAGCTGTTACAAAATTCATCAACATCTGCATTCAATACTTATCCAACCATCCCGGGTTATGTGTATTTGCTATAGGTGTGCTGGCTAATATGAAAAGAGATGTTTCTATTGCTAATTACGATGTAGCCATGAACATTCTCTGGAAATCGAAGAATGATTACAGTAACTACCTGGCCAGTGAACAACATAATCAGTTTTTTCCGGCCACCAAGGGTATGATTGCTGATACCTATGTTTTTGATTCTTATGTTATGGAACCTTCCATCAAAGGAAAATAA
- a CDS encoding GMC family oxidoreductase: MSETKQYDVVIVGGGWCGSALAYKLSAKGKKVLVLEAGIAINGLTTDDDGPEPGNREEFMQTFYMSMAKTPESPYEQNYNAPRPSVLDITTAEKRPPQANCNDNPKQSIDKGYFIQTGKMPFGSTYERRGGGTSWHWLGTSLRMMPNDFKMFTQYQKAVDWPFDYDALKDYYEEAEFEIGVSADVNEQNIHGITFTDGYVYPMAKIPPTILDDCISKALKDNKVTIEGMQLEVTGTPAGRNGVPNQLKDGSYYDNGRRQCQGNTNCTPICPIQAKYDATITMAKALMTGNVDIIYQAVASKVILDDAHQLVTGIEYITYQEIGGKGDAPKIAKGTKYIIAAHAIEAAKLLLMSNTQKKEGVANTHGHVGRNLMDHPMHLAWGLMPEPVYPFRGPLSTSGIETVRDGIFRKERAAYRIEIGNEGWNWPAGAPYNQMNAMISPVSDKDHPNVITPGIFGNALRKKIQADFTRQFRIGFLIEQLPDFNNYIKPSDTCKDNLGIPRPEICYDLDDYTKKGFKAAADATNIIFGALGVTPVKAPPLGDGGIFTDNSGATYYAQGAGHVMGTHRMGNNPETSVTDGDMKCHDHDNLYLVGCGSFPTTATPNPSLTMMALAFKAADAILKTFIPEKNVTNEQKQLA; encoded by the coding sequence ATGAGTGAAACAAAACAATATGATGTAGTAATTGTAGGTGGCGGCTGGTGTGGTAGCGCCCTGGCTTACAAGTTGAGTGCTAAAGGCAAAAAAGTGCTGGTGCTGGAAGCAGGCATTGCTATTAATGGGTTAACCACTGATGATGACGGCCCTGAGCCTGGCAACCGGGAAGAGTTTATGCAAACCTTCTATATGTCGATGGCTAAAACTCCTGAATCGCCTTACGAGCAAAACTATAATGCTCCGCGACCTTCCGTACTGGACATTACAACTGCAGAAAAAAGACCTCCCCAGGCAAACTGCAACGATAATCCTAAACAATCTATTGATAAAGGATATTTTATTCAAACAGGTAAGATGCCATTTGGTAGCACCTATGAACGCAGAGGTGGTGGCACCTCCTGGCACTGGTTAGGCACAAGCCTTCGCATGATGCCTAATGATTTTAAAATGTTTACTCAATACCAAAAAGCTGTTGATTGGCCTTTTGACTATGATGCACTGAAAGACTATTATGAAGAAGCGGAGTTTGAAATAGGGGTATCAGCAGATGTAAACGAACAAAATATACACGGCATTACTTTTACGGACGGCTATGTGTATCCTATGGCCAAAATACCTCCTACCATACTGGATGATTGTATCAGCAAAGCGCTCAAAGACAATAAGGTGACCATTGAAGGAATGCAACTGGAAGTTACGGGAACACCAGCCGGAAGAAACGGCGTTCCTAACCAGTTAAAAGACGGCAGCTACTATGATAATGGCCGCCGCCAATGCCAGGGTAATACTAACTGCACGCCCATCTGCCCTATTCAGGCAAAGTATGATGCCACTATTACTATGGCTAAAGCATTGATGACAGGTAATGTTGACATTATTTACCAGGCGGTGGCCAGTAAGGTTATCCTGGACGACGCTCATCAGCTGGTAACAGGTATAGAATATATTACCTATCAGGAGATTGGTGGCAAAGGAGACGCACCAAAAATTGCCAAAGGAACGAAGTATATAATAGCCGCTCATGCTATTGAAGCGGCCAAATTGCTGCTGATGTCTAACACACAAAAGAAAGAGGGTGTTGCCAACACCCATGGCCATGTTGGCAGAAACCTGATGGATCACCCTATGCACCTGGCCTGGGGTCTGATGCCTGAGCCCGTATATCCATTCAGAGGCCCTTTATCCACCTCTGGTATTGAAACCGTTCGTGATGGTATATTCAGAAAAGAAAGGGCTGCATACCGCATTGAAATAGGTAACGAAGGCTGGAACTGGCCTGCCGGCGCTCCCTATAACCAGATGAATGCGATGATAAGTCCTGTATCTGATAAGGATCATCCTAACGTTATTACTCCTGGTATCTTTGGTAATGCCCTTCGCAAAAAAATACAGGCCGATTTCACAAGACAATTCCGTATTGGCTTCCTGATAGAACAATTGCCTGATTTCAATAACTACATTAAACCTTCTGACACCTGCAAAGACAACCTGGGTATACCACGACCTGAAATTTGTTATGATCTGGACGATTATACTAAGAAAGGCTTTAAGGCAGCAGCGGATGCTACCAATATCATATTTGGTGCATTGGGGGTTACACCTGTTAAAGCCCCACCTTTGGGAGATGGCGGAATATTTACAGATAATAGTGGTGCTACCTATTACGCACAAGGAGCAGGGCATGTAATGGGCACACACAGAATGGGCAATAACCCGGAAACATCTGTTACCGATGGCGATATGAAATGCCATGATCATGACAACCTGTACCTGGTGGGATGTGGCTCGTTCCCTACTACAGCCACACCAAACCCATCGCTTACCATGATGGCACTTGCTTTTAAAGCTGCTGATGCTATTCTTAAAACTTTTATTCCCGAAAAAAATGTAACCAATGAACAAAAGCAGCTTGCCTAA
- a CDS encoding sugar dehydrogenase complex small subunit, translated as MNMTFDQFIGLSAALTGYSASDLHPSRDTQKVGDALYAELSLASNEIPVAQLDALTAAWNKIADTPASDMEAAVQKDIINNLTITRLAQNIIYMWFLGIWYDLRKNPAVYFTDGTVSKDHVISALAYTNGLVWGEMGAHPMGFSNGTYGYWSQKPTLPKIG; from the coding sequence ATGAATATGACATTTGATCAGTTCATCGGGCTTTCTGCTGCCCTAACCGGCTACTCTGCCAGTGATTTACATCCATCGCGGGATACCCAAAAGGTAGGTGATGCTTTGTATGCAGAGCTAAGTCTTGCATCTAATGAGATACCTGTTGCCCAGCTGGATGCGCTAACTGCTGCCTGGAATAAGATAGCCGATACACCCGCTTCTGATATGGAAGCAGCGGTACAAAAAGACATTATTAACAACCTTACTATTACCAGGCTGGCGCAAAACATCATTTACATGTGGTTCCTGGGTATATGGTACGACCTGAGAAAAAATCCGGCTGTCTACTTTACAGACGGGACTGTAAGTAAAGACCATGTAATATCTGCCCTGGCTTATACCAATGGACTGGTATGGGGTGAAATGGGTGCGCATCCTATGGGATTCAGCAATGGCACTTATGGCTATTGGTCGCAAAAACCAACACTTCCCAAAATAGGTTAA
- a CDS encoding TonB-dependent receptor, with protein sequence MTPLSMINRCIAGLLLLLSTLPALAQSSGSGLSGFVFEEDNKAAEGATITIKNTTTGFTTATSTNKKGYFTLADVPVGTYDIEVSAVGYQTILLKNNALNLGDRLVLHKIVLNKTANEIAEVKVQSSSFRNSVDRLGASTAVSGKALQKIPVATRNYTDLMYLSPLANGASLAGAKAGGTGYMLDGVSNRRATFGGVTDAAFSISSETIREFEISTNSYDVTNGRGSGGVVKAITKSGTNTFQGSAWSYYGANSLAAKKDVNGNKLTNKYEILQTGALLSGPIIKDKLHFLVSFDRYSNTIPFRAYDFIYSGGNQLQGEKNLNISQAKLDQVVSIMQKQMGFPVGQEYGTISIKQETINAFAKFDWNLNKKNLLTLKYNYLHFVDPNKLKSGGLLSTQYTGVEIDNGVMLGLRTEFNNRLTNDLKINFSTYRKFLNYKYNKVPEGFVNVNDTLSDGTKTSTTVAFGNQNWVPERDASDVIQISDNLRYKTGNLNWVFGTDNNINRISDRLYHDQPGAFYYNSIVDMANNNPYRFNRKIPLKGGNNMVNVPLIEVGVYAQMETNLKPNLNLTVGLRWDANIVAGKPTYNAQLEQDLGVRTDVVPFDAKNIQPRVNLIWDLHNNGKDVFKFGAGLFASELTTQPITFAHIDNGVDFRQIDIRSNVPTPDWKAYQNDASLVPGVDYYNSLTTKQPATVLVLDKNLKNPLTFKTNVSFYHYINDWLRVGANVYYNTTWDNFYMYDMNLKRTPEFVTNEGREVYVPASTLTGTSSTTYLPVLANSRISSNFNQVRMFTNAKWNSKYLGAMIETQAQIQKDGYFSLSYARGKATGALPYDNGDPRNANFSVASSYSGYANYGSGWYSDGDQKHKLVALFLSPSFYGFTISSSFQAYQNARFTAYVNKDVIGESNDGTNLAYVFDPNDAKTPDNIRTGMLKLLETTSPEYRKYLQDNMGKFASYNGGLMPWRTQWNMSIAKEFKIYKTQKIAFRCDIFNVLNLLNYKWGGYSTITNTNLYNVTGFDQATKSFTYNVNSSAGARSKTASYYSVQFGVKYSF encoded by the coding sequence ATGACCCCATTATCCATGATCAACCGGTGCATTGCAGGGCTATTGCTTTTGCTAAGCACCCTACCTGCGCTGGCGCAATCCAGCGGTTCGGGACTCAGTGGCTTTGTGTTTGAAGAAGACAACAAAGCTGCCGAAGGTGCCACCATTACTATTAAGAACACGACCACCGGCTTTACTACGGCCACTTCCACTAACAAAAAAGGCTATTTTACATTGGCAGATGTACCCGTAGGTACTTATGATATTGAAGTAAGTGCTGTGGGCTACCAGACTATCTTGTTAAAGAACAATGCGTTAAACCTGGGCGACAGGCTGGTGCTACATAAGATTGTTTTGAACAAAACAGCCAATGAAATAGCCGAGGTAAAAGTACAAAGCAGCAGCTTCCGTAACTCGGTAGACCGCCTGGGTGCTTCTACTGCTGTGAGTGGCAAAGCTTTGCAGAAAATTCCGGTGGCTACGCGTAACTACACCGACCTGATGTATTTATCGCCTTTGGCCAATGGCGCTTCGCTGGCAGGGGCAAAAGCAGGTGGCACAGGTTATATGTTGGATGGTGTAAGTAACCGTCGCGCTACTTTTGGCGGAGTTACAGATGCAGCCTTTTCTATTTCATCTGAAACCATTCGCGAGTTTGAAATTTCTACCAACTCGTATGATGTAACCAACGGACGTGGTTCGGGTGGGGTGGTGAAAGCCATTACTAAATCGGGCACCAACACCTTCCAGGGTTCGGCATGGAGTTATTATGGCGCCAACTCATTGGCGGCTAAAAAAGATGTGAATGGTAACAAGCTTACCAATAAATATGAGATTTTACAAACAGGCGCTTTGTTAAGCGGTCCTATTATAAAAGATAAATTGCATTTTTTGGTGTCGTTTGACCGTTACAGTAATACAATCCCCTTCCGTGCCTATGATTTTATTTATTCAGGCGGTAACCAGTTACAAGGTGAGAAAAACCTGAATATTTCTCAGGCCAAACTGGATCAGGTCGTATCCATTATGCAAAAACAAATGGGCTTTCCGGTTGGCCAGGAATATGGCACTATTAGCATTAAGCAGGAAACCATTAACGCATTTGCCAAGTTTGACTGGAACCTGAACAAGAAAAACCTGCTGACTTTAAAGTATAACTACCTGCATTTTGTGGATCCCAATAAGCTGAAATCGGGCGGTCTGCTATCTACTCAATATACCGGTGTAGAAATTGACAACGGCGTGATGCTGGGTTTAAGAACGGAATTCAACAACCGCTTAACCAACGATCTTAAAATTAACTTCAGTACCTACCGAAAATTCCTGAACTATAAATACAATAAGGTTCCAGAAGGATTTGTGAACGTGAATGACACATTAAGCGATGGTACTAAAACAAGCACTACCGTTGCTTTTGGTAACCAGAACTGGGTACCGGAAAGGGATGCTTCGGATGTGATACAGATTTCGGATAACCTGCGTTATAAAACCGGTAACCTTAACTGGGTATTTGGTACAGACAATAACATTAACCGTATCAGTGACCGCTTATACCACGATCAGCCGGGTGCCTTCTATTATAACTCTATAGTGGACATGGCCAACAACAATCCTTACCGCTTTAACCGTAAAATTCCTTTGAAGGGCGGTAATAACATGGTGAACGTTCCTTTAATTGAAGTAGGCGTTTATGCGCAAATGGAAACTAACCTGAAGCCTAACCTGAACCTGACCGTGGGTTTACGCTGGGATGCCAACATAGTAGCGGGTAAGCCTACCTACAATGCACAACTGGAGCAGGATTTGGGTGTAAGAACGGATGTGGTTCCGTTTGATGCTAAAAACATTCAGCCCCGTGTGAACCTGATATGGGACTTACATAATAATGGTAAGGATGTGTTTAAATTTGGCGCTGGCTTGTTTGCATCTGAGTTAACCACCCAACCAATTACTTTTGCGCACATTGATAACGGTGTAGACTTCCGCCAGATTGATATCCGTTCTAATGTGCCTACTCCAGACTGGAAGGCTTATCAAAATGACGCGAGCCTGGTACCTGGTGTAGATTATTATAATTCACTGACCACCAAGCAACCTGCTACGGTGCTGGTACTGGATAAGAACCTGAAAAACCCGCTGACTTTTAAAACCAACGTAAGCTTTTACCATTATATAAATGACTGGCTACGTGTAGGCGCTAACGTTTATTATAACACTACCTGGGATAACTTCTACATGTATGATATGAATTTGAAACGTACCCCGGAATTTGTTACCAATGAAGGCCGTGAAGTATATGTGCCAGCCAGCACGCTTACTGGTACTTCTTCTACTACTTACCTGCCTGTGTTGGCTAACTCGCGTATCTCTTCCAACTTTAACCAGGTGCGAATGTTTACGAATGCGAAGTGGAATTCTAAATACCTGGGTGCTATGATTGAAACACAGGCACAAATTCAGAAGGATGGTTATTTTAGTTTGTCGTATGCGAGAGGTAAAGCCACTGGTGCGCTTCCTTACGATAACGGTGACCCACGTAATGCCAACTTCAGCGTAGCTTCTTCTTATTCTGGTTACGCCAATTATGGAAGTGGCTGGTATAGCGATGGCGATCAGAAGCACAAACTGGTAGCCTTGTTTTTAAGTCCTTCTTTCTACGGCTTTACTATCAGCTCTTCTTTCCAGGCTTATCAGAATGCGCGCTTTACGGCTTATGTAAACAAAGATGTGATTGGTGAAAGCAACGATGGCACCAACCTGGCCTATGTATTTGACCCTAATGACGCAAAAACTCCTGATAACATCCGTACAGGTATGTTAAAGCTGCTGGAAACCACCAGCCCGGAATACCGTAAATACCTGCAGGATAACATGGGTAAGTTTGCTTCTTATAATGGAGGTTTAATGCCATGGCGTACTCAGTGGAATATGAGCATTGCCAAAGAGTTTAAAATATACAAAACGCAGAAAATTGCTTTCCGTTGCGATATTTTCAACGTGCTGAACCTGCTTAATTACAAGTGGGGTGGCTACTCAACCATTACCAATACCAACCTGTATAACGTAACTGGTTTTGATCAGGCCACGAAGTCGTTTACTTATAATGTAAACTCCAGTGCTGGCGCCAGATCTAAAACAGCCAGCTACTACTCTGTGCAGTTTGGTGTGAAGTATTCATTTTAA
- a CDS encoding acyl-CoA thioesterase, giving the protein MDNFKPVSDSATVIAELMIPSYSNFGGKIHGGHILSLMDKTAYVCAVKHAGAYCVTASIETVDFLAPAEVGELVTLYASVNYVGKSSIVVGIRVMAENFKTQVVKHTNTSYFTMVAMDEDHKPTPVPGLLLTNHNEVRRFYEALHKKELKKYYRNEEVRIKSEVEQKEMMEVIKNERCLVQLAE; this is encoded by the coding sequence ATGGATAATTTTAAGCCCGTATCTGACTCCGCTACTGTTATTGCAGAATTGATGATTCCCTCTTATTCAAATTTTGGTGGTAAAATTCATGGTGGCCATATTTTGTCTCTAATGGATAAAACTGCTTATGTGTGCGCCGTAAAACATGCCGGGGCATATTGTGTCACTGCTTCTATCGAAACGGTCGATTTTCTCGCACCTGCCGAAGTGGGCGAGCTGGTTACCCTGTACGCATCTGTAAACTATGTAGGCAAATCAAGTATCGTAGTGGGTATTCGGGTAATGGCCGAAAATTTTAAAACGCAGGTAGTGAAACATACCAACACCAGCTATTTTACCATGGTGGCTATGGACGAAGATCACAAGCCTACCCCGGTACCCGGCCTGTTATTAACCAACCACAACGAAGTGCGTCGTTTTTATGAGGCATTGCATAAAAAAGAACTGAAAAAATACTACCGAAACGAAGAAGTGCGCATCAAATCGGAAGTGGAGCAAAAAGAAATGATGGAAGTCATTAAAAATGAACGTTGCCTGGTACAGTTAGCTGAGTAA